The Candidatus Brocadia sp. genome includes the window GGCAAGATAGTTCCAGAACAGGCTGTAGTTTGTTTGTACATCTTGTTCAAATGTCTCCAGCAGGTCTGCCAAATAACCATTGGAGGGATTGTAAGCTAATTTGTATGTTATTGTACCGTCCAGATTCGTTCCTGATATATGTCCTTCTAATCGATCAGCCAACAAGAATGCACTTACCTTGGCATTCTCCACATCATTCCACACGCCATTGCCAAAAAAGACAACGACCTCCGGTTGACATTGTTGCTCACCCTCACCATAAATAACACCTGACAGAGCAAGAAAGGTAACAAGAAGTACTATAAATAGCGACATAAGTTTACAACTGTCTGTCATTCCAGGCTTGACCCGGAATCCAGCGTTTTTCTGGATTCCCGCTTTCGCGGGAATGACATATTCGTATCTGATTAATGACGCTGTGTATATATTAGGTATCCGTCGGATGTTCATTGGTCACCTCCCGTATCGTCCACATCAAAGGAACAACTGTCCTTCCATTCCTTCCTTGGTGCTAAAGAAATAACTCTTCCACCCAGATTGTCACTGTACATGATGTATGCCATGCTGCGTTCCCTGGTATTCAGTATCTCTGCGCGCAATGCATTACAAATGTCAATGGATTCCTCTCCCTTAAGGTACCAAAGGCATTCACCATGGCGGGCCATCTTGTTTGCATGTTCGTAAGCAGCCTCACGGTCGTTAGCATCTTTGAGCACGCCTTGGAACTCAATAGCATAATACGTAAGACCTAATCGGAGTCTCTTATCATTGGGATAGGTAAAGTATATGTACCTTTGAATGTCATCACGGACCCCATCGCCATCCGTATCTATCCCAAGCAGTGTCTTCTTTCCTTCCTCCCCGGGATCGGGTGGGAGGTTCACTCCCGTATCATCATCCGGTGTCGATGGGTTACAGTCATCATCAATGCCGTTCTTCTTTATCTCTGTAGCCCCCGGATTTACGGTGGAGTTGTTATCATCGCAATCCCCCTCGACTCTCGTAAAACCATCGCTGTCAAAGTCGACATCTCCATCTTCGGCAAGTACCTGGACGGTTAATACTCCGCCCGGTTTGCCTTTTACGGTAACTTCAATCGTATTTATTTTGCCGTCAAGGGTTTTCTCTACGTCTACTACCTCTACATTTTGATTAAAATTGGATGAGTCGATGATGGTCTCTTCATTTAATACAATATCTGCACTGCTTACCTTCTCGTTGTTTGCTCCCTCAAGACTGCCATTGGTTACCCGTATAGTAGTGAGGCCTTTAACGCCGGGGAATGTGTCTGTCTGCGTTCTGGGTGATCCGGTCTGGCGTACATAGGTGTGTTCAAAAACCGTAACTACATCTGCCATCAAATTTGTTGCGAAATCAAGTGATACAAAGACAATCAGGCAGTAAAACAAAAGCACAACGAAACTACCTTTGATAGTATGCATAAACGCACTCCTTATCATGAAGGTTAATGAAAACTATCGTCAGGCGAGACGCATCTTAACACAAAAGATTTTATACGACGAAATTATCCAAAAAGGATTCAAGTTCCTTTCCTCCGCTATATGCCTTTTGGTCTCTTAGCACAAATGGTATTCCAAACAGGTTTTCGAAGGGGAAAAAAGAGATGATGTTTTTTAAAGGTAAGAATGCTCAACAGTTAAAACAGCCGGGTGGAAATGATGGCAGGGAGAAAAACACAAAACAGCGAATCACAGTGTACTTATTTGTAATTTTTCATGGCATTTCTGTGCAGTCAAATAGTGCTTCTAACGGCATAGGGAAAAAATCGATGATAGATACAGCAGAAACGCTTTCATATTTTTCAAAGACAAAACTTGATGCAATGAAGGGATACAAAGAGAGATAAAGTTATCAATGGTTGTTGTAATTACTATGGCAAAAAGGAATAAGAGTTACCGAAAAAAGGCACTAGAAATGAGTGACAAACAGCGAGACCAGCTTGAAGGGGCAAACACTCCCGTATGAAAACAAAGAAAGCCCAGCATGAGCATGAAAAAGACTTCTTTTGTCAATGCGTTTTTTCTATAATCATTGAACGAAATGAGGAGTCGCTTTCTCAGGTTGTCTGAAAAAACAAAACCGCAAAAATCTGACCATTGATTTATTAAGGATTTACATACCATTATTTTATAAGGCAAAACAGGTATCATTTTCAAAATATCAAATAGATATAGAATATTTTCATTAAATAGGTACCTGTTTTTAAAGTTTTATCAAAGCCCGGTAATTATTCAGCCAATTGAAGGAAAAGGTTCTCGTGGGTGTCATTGATTAATTTATTTCTTCTTGCCCATTCAAAAAGGGTTGTAACGGCTTGCTTCCCGATGTTACCCAAATCCACACTGTAGTTATTAACGTATAACTGGATGTGCTGATTCCGAACGACTTCATCCATCTCCTGGGCATGGCATCTGACGAATTCCCTGGATGCTGCAGGATGGGCAAGGGCATATTCCACGCTTTTTCTCACAATTCGATTCACTTTTTGAGCAATTTCAGCGGGGATATTTCGTTTTATGGCGATTCCACCCAAAGGGATGGGAAGTCCTGTTTGTGTTTCCCAATATTCTCCCAGATCCATAATTTTAACCAGCCCTTTCCCCGCATAGGTAAACCGGTTCTCGTGGATAATGACGCCTGCATCTACCTTATCGTGTACAATGGCATTTTCGATTTCTGAAAAAAGCATTTCTACTTTATTCGTTACCCGGGGAAATGCCATGCTCAATAAAAAATTAGCGGTAGTGTATTTTCCTGGAATTGCAACGATTAGACTTTCGAAGTCCGATTTTTGTTTTGCCGGTTTTGTAATGAATAACGGTCCGCAATTCTTACCCAGGGCGCTCCCTGCAGCTAATAAAACATACTGGTTGGTTACGTGAGCATAGGCGTAGTAGCTGAGTTTTGTAATGTCCAATGCATGCTGAAAGGCGAGGGTATTCAATTTTTCCACGTCGCTGATGGCCAATTCAAACGACAATCCTTCCGTATCAATTCTTTTATTCACCATAGCATCAAAGATGAAGGTGTCGTTGGGACAGGGGGAAATACCGAGGGTGAGTTTCATACATTAAGGCATTCCTTTGTAGAAGCTGCCTTTTCCAGGTTTTTGTTCATGAAAAATCTTTGAAATAATTCTTTTACGGTTTCGTCAGTGCTTGGTGATATGATGGATAATTTTTAACGCGATATTATTGAGATTGCCGATAGCCAAAGGGATGTTCCACCGGTCTTTGTTTCTGTCTTCTATATAATTTGAAATAGCCCTGATTTGAAGACAGGGGACACGTTCCATCAAACAGGCATAAAAAAATGCCGCCCCTTCCATGCTTTCAATATCAGGCTGATATTTTGAAACAGTTTTATCAATACTGTATTGGTAACCATGAACTTTATTGACGCTGATACCTTTTACCCTTTTAAGCGCTGATACTCCATACACCGAATCCAAGGTTTTGTTCAGTAATTTACCGGCATGATAGGGGAATTGATCAGGGGGTAACAGGTGTAATTCCGTAGCATCCAAAAAAATTTCTCTATCCTCAGCGCCTAAATCTGCCACGACCTCTTCCACGACATTTACGGTCGTACCAAGGGCAATGTCTTTTCTGAAACTGCCTGCAATTCCAAATTGCAATGCCAGATTATAGGTGTTGTCTGTCAAAACCCTTCCCATGAAATAGGCCGTATGCATCAGTCCTACCCCGGTAATAAGGATATCTATGCTCAATTGGTGGTAGGGAATCGTCTTCATGCAAAATTCTTTGATTTCACTATGTCCAAGAGATAATAAGAGTGGTTTAATCTCAGGGAGGGTTGCTGCAACAACAAGTAATTTCATAAATCCTTTTCCGTATAGTATTACTTTGTAAGAACTTCTTTTTTATATAAGTTTTTTTACAACCCCCTCCACCCCCTTTCCTAAGGGGGACCTGGTTGCTGCTTGCTGCATTATGTATAATGCTATTTTATAAGAAACGATTTGAAAAAGTCACGGTAAATTTTTCTTTTTCCAGACTACACCTGGGTGTGGCTACGATTAGGAAGTCGTGGGGTCACCCATTTGACCCATGAGAAAAAACTAACCGAGTCTTTCTTCCAATACCTCTTTTGTATATAAGGAGGTGTACAATCCATTGGCGCTTATAAGCTGTTCATGTGTGCCTTTTTCAACGATCATGCCGTCTTTCATTACTACAATCATATCAAAATCTCTGATAGCGGGTAGTCTATGAGTTACGACCAGCAGCGTCCTGCCCGGAAAATTTTTCAGGATATTTTTCATGATGGTGTCTTCTACCCGTGCATCCACGGCTGAAAGGCAATCATCCAGGATAATAATGGTGGGATTAATGGCCAGCGCCCGCGCAATGGTAACCCGCTGTTTTTGTCCACCTGACAGGTTGATTCCCCGTTCACCCAGATAACTTTCAAATTTTTGGGGAAGTTCCTGAATCTCGCCTTCAATCCCAGCAATACGGGCAAATTGCCGGGAAATGTAATCGCTACTTGCTGTTTCTGCTCCGAATAATATATTATCCGTAATCTTTTCAGAAAACAGGAATGTGTCCTGAGGGACAAAGCCAATATGCCGCCGTAAAACCTTGACATCTATCATATTGATATCCATGCCGTCTATAAAGATGCTCTGGTTATTTACCGGGATGATGCGCGGAAGCATATTAACTAAGGTTGATTTTCCGCTGCCTATTGGACCTACGATGGCGATACGCTGTCCGGCGTTAATCCTGAGATTTATGTCTTTTACTATCCATTCCGTCTGGCGGTCATATCGAAAGTTTACATCCCGAAATTCAATCTTACCCCTGGGGATAACTTGCATTATAACGTTACCTTTTGAGACGATTTCTGGCCTTTCATCCATCACTTCGTCAATACGTTTCATGGAGGCATTTCCACGCTGCAGAAGGGATAAACACCATCCAATGGCGGTCATGGGCCAGACCATCATGGAGATATACCGTTGAAAAGCCACCAGAGTACCCAGGGTAATCGCCTCATCGATAACCATCTTTCCCCCAATGAAAAGCAGTAGAATTATGCCCGTATAAGTGATATATTCGAACACAGGCCCCAGGAGGGATTGGGGAACGGCGAGTTTAAGATTTTTCTTCACAAAGTCTTTACACAGTCCCAGGAATATCCTTTCTTCCTGTCCTGACATGTTAAATGACTTTACAATACGGACACCCGATATATTTTCTTGTACCTTTTCGCTAATCCTTGAAAAGTGTTCCTGCACATCACGGAATCGTCTGTCAATGATATCCTTGATTTTATAGGCGATGAAGGGCATTAGTGGCATCAGGAGAAATGTATAGAAAGATAGCTTTGGGGATAAATAGATAATAATCGGAGGTATCACAAAAAAGTAAAATATGGCATCCAGGCCGATCAATAATCCCGGTCCTACGGCCATACGAACGGCACCAATGTCGTTGGTTGCCCTTGACATGAGGTCACCAGTCTTATACTTTTGAAAAAATCTCTGGGAGAGCGTCTCCATATGTTCAAAGAAGGCCATGCGGAGGTCGTAATCGCACCGGAAGGACGTCCCGATAAAGTTCATCCGCCAGAGGTACCGGCACACCCCCTGGCAGAAGCTCGCCAGGAGAAATAATCCTGAAAAGATTGCGATCTTCGTGAGATTTACCTCTTTTGAGAGAATATCTACGGCCTTTTTGATAATGAGCGGTGGAAAGATATTGATGATATCAACGACGATCAGCGATATTGTACCGAAGATAAAGTAGCGCTTATACCTCTTTACGAAAACCCTGAAGATAATGCTTTTTTCCCACAAGTTCCTCAGCTTCTTAAATAGCATATTCATTACTACTGTTTCTTAGATTCCAAAAATTCCGATTTGAAAATTGTCTCTGTATTTCAAGAAGTTATACATAAAACATTTAATTTATCATACATACCTTGAATTGTATATAATTAATTGCAAGCAATTATTCACAGTTCAGTATGATCCGAAAACTAAAATACAATCTTAATCACAGTCAATATTCCTCATAATAGAGAGGAACTTAGAGAATTTGTAAGGTGTGATAAAAATTTGCAGAAAGAAATTGTTGAGAAATAATATCAGATTCCGAAAGTAAATTATCTGTAGGGTCTGACATAGGAGCCGCAGCTAAATTTAAAGCAATAATTCCGTTCTTTGGGTCTGGTGGAGTTGAGGGGTCTTCAAAAGTTAAAGGTAATTACGATGATACACAAAAAAGTAAGTCTATAGAATTTAATTTAGATTTGCCTCAAGATATATCTGAACTAATAAAGACAGTAAAAAGTGAAAAATTTGTAATTTTAGAGAACTTTCATTATTTGGATGATG containing:
- the mqnB gene encoding futalosine hydrolase, with the translated sequence MKLLVVAATLPEIKPLLLSLGHSEIKEFCMKTIPYHQLSIDILITGVGLMHTAYFMGRVLTDNTYNLALQFGIAGSFRKDIALGTTVNVVEEVVADLGAEDREIFLDATELHLLPPDQFPYHAGKLLNKTLDSVYGVSALKRVKGISVNKVHGYQYSIDKTVSKYQPDIESMEGAAFFYACLMERVPCLQIRAISNYIEDRNKDRWNIPLAIGNLNNIALKIIHHITKH
- a CDS encoding 1,4-dihydroxy-6-naphthoate synthase, with product MKLTLGISPCPNDTFIFDAMVNKRIDTEGLSFELAISDVEKLNTLAFQHALDITKLSYYAYAHVTNQYVLLAAGSALGKNCGPLFITKPAKQKSDFESLIVAIPGKYTTANFLLSMAFPRVTNKVEMLFSEIENAIVHDKVDAGVIIHENRFTYAGKGLVKIMDLGEYWETQTGLPIPLGGIAIKRNIPAEIAQKVNRIVRKSVEYALAHPAASREFVRCHAQEMDEVVRNQHIQLYVNNYSVDLGNIGKQAVTTLFEWARRNKLINDTHENLFLQLAE
- a CDS encoding ABC transporter ATP-binding protein, encoding MNMLFKKLRNLWEKSIIFRVFVKRYKRYFIFGTISLIVVDIINIFPPLIIKKAVDILSKEVNLTKIAIFSGLFLLASFCQGVCRYLWRMNFIGTSFRCDYDLRMAFFEHMETLSQRFFQKYKTGDLMSRATNDIGAVRMAVGPGLLIGLDAIFYFFVIPPIIIYLSPKLSFYTFLLMPLMPFIAYKIKDIIDRRFRDVQEHFSRISEKVQENISGVRIVKSFNMSGQEERIFLGLCKDFVKKNLKLAVPQSLLGPVFEYITYTGIILLLFIGGKMVIDEAITLGTLVAFQRYISMMVWPMTAIGWCLSLLQRGNASMKRIDEVMDERPEIVSKGNVIMQVIPRGKIEFRDVNFRYDRQTEWIVKDINLRINAGQRIAIVGPIGSGKSTLVNMLPRIIPVNNQSIFIDGMDINMIDVKVLRRHIGFVPQDTFLFSEKITDNILFGAETASSDYISRQFARIAGIEGEIQELPQKFESYLGERGINLSGGQKQRVTIARALAINPTIIILDDCLSAVDARVEDTIMKNILKNFPGRTLLVVTHRLPAIRDFDMIVVMKDGMIVEKGTHEQLISANGLYTSLYTKEVLEERLG